In Flavobacterium sp. N1736, the following are encoded in one genomic region:
- a CDS encoding MFS transporter: protein MKRYIQFILIVLAAGAIYPLIYLRTNYQETILSVFKIGLDDLNIIYTVLGFIFILGYFPSGILSDKFSAKYLLVFSLLGTAVGGFWFAQIPEYSSIIGIFCLWGVFSVFTFWGAHMKLVKLLSTPQEEGRFFGFLDGGRGVIEAILASVALFIFSHVLEKGETLTNKTEALQYVIYMYSSVLLVVGILIALFVEKEVAKSDKNELAAINSGHEEEKGFDFKDVNSVIKNKFVYLMGAIIFCSYAVTWVVYYYGGFMEKNLKITPVTVNTIMVIVLWMRPIGGILGGYLADKFGKSITLVFSLLGAVLTLFAVAFLPAATTNFNVYYILIILGGTFVYAIRGTYWSLLGDSRIDNKIMGTAVGFISLLGYLPDIFIPYFSTVVFNKFGPEGGYNAYFIISAILGIAAICFVTIFKHQTQKK from the coding sequence ATGAAAAGGTATATTCAATTTATCCTCATAGTGCTGGCTGCCGGGGCAATTTATCCACTGATTTATTTAAGGACAAATTATCAGGAAACCATTTTATCTGTTTTCAAAATTGGTTTGGATGATCTTAATATTATTTATACCGTACTGGGTTTTATATTCATATTAGGATATTTCCCAAGTGGTATATTAAGTGATAAATTTTCTGCAAAATACCTGTTGGTTTTTTCCTTGTTAGGTACAGCAGTCGGAGGATTTTGGTTTGCTCAAATTCCTGAATATTCTTCAATTATAGGTATATTCTGTTTGTGGGGCGTGTTTTCGGTATTTACTTTCTGGGGAGCACACATGAAGCTGGTCAAGCTATTGTCTACTCCGCAAGAAGAGGGGCGTTTCTTTGGGTTTCTTGATGGAGGCAGAGGCGTTATCGAAGCTATTTTAGCAAGTGTGGCTTTGTTTATTTTCTCTCATGTTTTAGAAAAAGGAGAAACGCTCACAAATAAAACCGAGGCATTACAATATGTAATTTACATGTATTCGTCTGTATTACTTGTTGTTGGAATTCTTATTGCCTTGTTTGTAGAAAAAGAAGTAGCTAAATCAGATAAAAATGAATTAGCAGCAATAAATAGTGGTCACGAAGAAGAAAAAGGTTTTGATTTTAAAGATGTCAATTCCGTTATCAAAAACAAGTTTGTGTATTTGATGGGAGCTATTATCTTTTGTTCTTATGCAGTAACCTGGGTAGTGTATTATTATGGAGGTTTTATGGAAAAAAATCTTAAAATCACTCCCGTTACAGTAAATACCATTATGGTAATTGTGCTATGGATGAGACCTATAGGCGGAATTTTAGGAGGATATCTGGCAGATAAATTTGGTAAGAGCATCACATTGGTTTTCTCTTTATTGGGAGCCGTTCTTACATTGTTTGCAGTTGCATTTCTTCCGGCAGCAACAACAAATTTTAATGTTTACTATATTTTAATAATACTTGGCGGAACGTTTGTTTATGCGATTCGTGGTACGTATTGGTCATTATTGGGAGACAGTAGAATAGACAATAAAATAATGGGTACAGCGGTAGGATTTATTTCCCTTTTGGGATACTTGCCAGACATTTTTATCCCGTATTTCAGTACAGTGGTTTTTAACAAATTTGGTCCCGAAGGAGGATACAATGCTTATTTTATAATAAGTGCAATTCTGGGAATAGCAGCAATTTGTTTCGTTACTATTTTTAAACATCAGACTCAGAAAAAATAA
- a CDS encoding SDR family oxidoreductase, producing the protein MEIKNFNMGYFSLKGKNAIVTGGNTGLGQAFSLALAKAGANVFMPSIMPDDADFNKLIENEGGKAVYMQADITKDGIPKKIVEECVAKLGSVDILVNCAGICLIADVLNFGRKEWDPMVSINLTAAFEMSAEVTKFFIPQKSGKIINICSLFSFLGGQWSPAYAATKHGLAGLTKAYCDELAQYNVQVNGIAPGYFKTKVAQASIENPERNKWIVDHTPEGRWGDVADLMGTTVFLASQASHFVNGHILAVDGGFLTR; encoded by the coding sequence ATGGAAATTAAAAATTTTAACATGGGATATTTTTCTCTTAAAGGGAAAAACGCCATTGTAACAGGTGGAAATACAGGATTAGGACAAGCTTTTTCTTTGGCTTTAGCAAAAGCAGGCGCTAATGTTTTTATGCCAAGTATTATGCCGGATGACGCTGATTTCAATAAATTGATAGAAAACGAAGGCGGAAAAGCGGTGTATATGCAAGCTGATATTACCAAAGACGGAATTCCAAAAAAAATCGTAGAAGAATGTGTAGCAAAATTAGGATCAGTAGATATTCTGGTGAACTGCGCGGGAATTTGCTTAATTGCTGATGTCCTGAATTTTGGAAGAAAAGAATGGGATCCGATGGTAAGCATCAATTTAACAGCTGCTTTTGAAATGTCGGCAGAAGTTACCAAGTTTTTCATTCCTCAAAAAAGCGGAAAAATTATTAATATTTGTTCTCTGTTTTCATTCCTTGGCGGACAATGGTCTCCGGCTTATGCAGCTACAAAACACGGATTGGCTGGCTTAACAAAAGCATATTGTGATGAATTAGCACAATACAACGTGCAGGTTAACGGAATTGCTCCCGGTTATTTTAAAACAAAAGTGGCTCAGGCATCAATAGAAAATCCGGAACGTAATAAATGGATTGTCGATCATACGCCGGAAGGTCGTTGGGGAGATGTTGCCGATTTAATGGGAACAACCGTATTCTTGGCAAGTCAGGCTTCTCATTTCGTAAACGGACATATTCTGGCTGTTGATGGCGGATTCTTAACAAGATAA
- a CDS encoding FGGY-family carbohydrate kinase encodes MKEQYFISIDNGSQSTKVYIINSKGEIIHSEIEPLKPMLFRKTGYVEHPDDDLWDSIKVALIRLMKNFKGDVNLIKGVGLCTIRCCRVFMKKDGNLAAPVMSWMDVRAYETFEDSEEIAYTCPTTGYITHRLTGELKDTAANAFQWQFPVDMETWNWSEDKAVLDSFKIPNEKLLKLQMPGTVLGTVTKAAAEQTGLPEGLPVVATANDKAVEALGAGLIDSSRGLFSLGTYITSMVVGTENRPAHDNYFTNLSCIPNRYLFESGGVRRGMWLISWFRDLIGEELNSKAKAKGVSPEQILEEEALKVPVGSDGLMIVPDWLAPAYQSYRKGVMIGFNGQQGRGHIYRAILEGIALTLNNHYQLMNKTLGHNPEKIIISGGGANSDLFMQIFADISGTPVVRNEMSGSAALGAAICAAVATGCYPDFETAVKKMVKEKDEFLPNLETHKKYKRINDKVYHKLPLLLENALKEMQSLEAE; translated from the coding sequence ATGAAAGAACAATATTTTATTTCAATCGATAACGGGTCTCAAAGCACCAAAGTATATATTATCAACTCAAAAGGTGAGATAATACATTCTGAAATTGAGCCTCTTAAACCTATGTTATTCAGGAAAACCGGATATGTAGAGCATCCTGATGATGATTTGTGGGATAGTATAAAAGTTGCCCTCATTCGGTTAATGAAAAACTTTAAAGGCGATGTAAACCTGATAAAAGGCGTTGGTCTTTGTACGATTCGTTGTTGTAGAGTATTCATGAAAAAAGACGGAAATCTGGCTGCCCCGGTTATGAGCTGGATGGATGTGAGAGCTTATGAAACTTTTGAAGATTCAGAAGAAATAGCTTATACATGTCCTACAACAGGATATATTACGCATCGTCTTACCGGAGAATTAAAAGATACGGCTGCAAATGCTTTTCAATGGCAATTTCCTGTAGATATGGAAACCTGGAATTGGTCTGAGGATAAAGCTGTTTTGGATAGTTTCAAAATTCCAAATGAGAAATTACTAAAACTGCAAATGCCCGGAACTGTTTTAGGAACAGTAACCAAAGCTGCTGCTGAACAAACCGGTTTGCCGGAAGGATTACCTGTAGTCGCTACAGCAAATGATAAAGCAGTAGAAGCTTTAGGAGCAGGATTAATAGATTCATCAAGAGGATTATTTTCTTTAGGAACCTATATCACCTCTATGGTTGTAGGTACTGAAAACAGACCGGCTCATGATAATTATTTCACCAACTTATCCTGTATTCCTAATCGTTATTTATTCGAAAGTGGTGGAGTAAGACGAGGAATGTGGTTAATTTCATGGTTTAGAGATCTTATTGGCGAAGAATTAAACAGCAAAGCAAAAGCAAAAGGAGTTTCACCGGAACAAATTTTAGAAGAAGAAGCTTTGAAAGTTCCCGTAGGATCTGATGGTTTGATGATCGTTCCGGATTGGCTTGCACCAGCTTATCAATCTTATAGAAAAGGTGTCATGATTGGCTTTAATGGTCAACAAGGACGTGGGCATATTTATCGCGCTATTTTAGAAGGAATCGCATTGACATTGAATAATCATTATCAGCTAATGAATAAAACACTGGGTCATAATCCTGAAAAAATAATTATATCAGGAGGCGGGGCAAATAGTGATTTATTCATGCAAATTTTTGCAGACATAAGCGGAACTCCTGTTGTTCGAAATGAAATGAGCGGTTCAGCTGCTTTGGGCGCTGCTATTTGTGCGGCTGTGGCAACAGGATGTTATCCTGATTTTGAAACCGCAGTCAAAAAGATGGTAAAAGAAAAAGATGAGTTTCTCCCAAATTTAGAAACGCATAAAAAGTATAAACGAATCAATGATAAAGTGTATCATAAGTTACCGCTACTTTTAGAAAATGCATTAAAAGAAATGCAGAGTTTAGAAGCAGAATAA
- a CDS encoding sigma 54-interacting transcriptional regulator has translation MKKTKNSDDLINKDLPLRDIGNPLQNSEKNLLENETTILLELGKDITKVREKKDLIFLLSKRLKSLYYFTHTVVTIIDHKDKTYKGFLLDKAADDILEKNAYAKLQKTHFTLNEPFIKVVLASENPISFLLEDVKDKPESPSFLQVSYEGGIRDILMATLWTEDKPLGFIHVYSDKTDSFTKEFRNIIKGIAPQLSTAVSNIIKNEELEKKEKEKSFLLDFSNDISEVRNKEDLAIAVRTALKQINPLQGYVIRKLNDDGTTLSSYIYDESITTKDNPVLQELLASKFPINDGLQNRVLESYIPLLFNVDIEIDRGIQAPYLFFWKNLGYKRMVGIALRNGDIVLGMLWLAIEEINISLLQGICSQISTAMSNIIANEQLESKNKEQAVLLQFSNEIAGIRTKNDLEKAIINVLRDLLNTKLAMLNIFDDDAIGLSSYMFDKTLFEKAEIDFDKMAAIKLDIHEPYTAQVIKSGSTVVFNVEEELRLTNSGFAQLWKKVGFENAYGALLKVGTSNVGTMWLLADQLNPSILKGICSQISVAIANIQVNEKLLLYRQQLEHENVYLKEQIKNIYNFSEIIGSGEQMQKVYHLMSLVAESNSTVLILGETGTGKELIARAIHNASHRKDKLMIKVNCAAMPANLIESELFGHEKGAFTGATDRRIGKFELANNSTLFLDEIGEMPLEAQVKLLRVIQERELERVGGKETIKVDVRIIAATNRNLEEEVAAGRFRSDLFYRLNVFPIYLPSLRERMEDVEALANFFVAKYNKNNGKNINRIAPKALQQLHSYLWPGNVRELEHLIERSVLMTTDNVLREVYLPKKTEKNDAEENIFSKSLEEMERLFIISALKRCNGKISGVGGAAEVLDIPGNTLHSKMKKLAITKSEYF, from the coding sequence ATGAAAAAAACTAAAAATAGTGATGATTTAATTAATAAAGATTTACCGTTGCGTGATATAGGGAATCCTTTACAAAATTCTGAAAAGAATTTACTCGAAAATGAAACCACAATTCTATTAGAATTAGGAAAAGATATTACCAAAGTAAGAGAGAAAAAAGACCTGATTTTTCTTTTATCCAAAAGATTAAAAAGCCTTTACTATTTTACTCATACTGTGGTTACCATAATAGATCACAAAGACAAAACGTATAAGGGTTTTTTGCTCGACAAGGCTGCCGATGACATTTTAGAAAAGAATGCTTATGCTAAACTGCAAAAAACACATTTTACCCTTAATGAACCTTTTATAAAAGTAGTTCTTGCCTCAGAAAATCCAATATCTTTTTTGCTAGAAGATGTTAAGGATAAACCTGAGAGTCCTTCCTTTTTGCAGGTTAGTTATGAAGGAGGCATTCGCGATATATTAATGGCAACTTTATGGACAGAAGATAAACCACTTGGTTTTATTCATGTTTATTCTGATAAAACAGACAGCTTTACAAAAGAGTTTCGCAATATCATAAAAGGAATTGCACCACAGCTTTCTACAGCTGTTTCTAACATTATCAAAAATGAAGAGTTAGAGAAAAAAGAAAAGGAAAAATCATTTCTTCTTGATTTCAGCAATGATATTTCAGAAGTGAGAAACAAAGAAGATCTTGCTATTGCGGTTCGTACCGCATTAAAACAAATAAATCCGCTGCAGGGATATGTCATACGTAAATTAAATGATGACGGAACAACGCTGAGTTCGTATATTTATGATGAAAGCATTACTACAAAAGATAATCCTGTTTTGCAGGAACTATTAGCATCAAAATTTCCTATAAACGACGGTTTGCAAAACAGAGTTTTAGAAAGTTATATACCGCTGCTTTTTAATGTAGATATTGAAATAGACCGAGGCATCCAGGCGCCTTATCTTTTCTTTTGGAAAAATTTGGGTTATAAAAGAATGGTGGGTATTGCACTTCGCAATGGCGATATTGTGTTAGGAATGTTATGGCTGGCCATTGAAGAAATTAATATTTCGCTGTTACAGGGTATTTGCTCGCAAATTTCTACAGCAATGTCAAATATTATTGCCAATGAACAATTAGAAAGCAAAAATAAGGAACAAGCCGTTTTGCTGCAATTTAGCAATGAAATAGCCGGAATTAGAACGAAAAACGATTTAGAAAAGGCAATAATTAATGTGCTTCGCGATTTGCTGAATACAAAACTGGCAATGCTCAACATTTTTGATGATGACGCAATAGGTTTGAGTTCGTATATGTTTGACAAAACTTTGTTTGAAAAAGCCGAAATAGATTTTGATAAAATGGCGGCAATAAAACTCGATATTCATGAGCCATATACCGCTCAGGTAATTAAAAGCGGCAGTACTGTTGTTTTTAATGTCGAAGAAGAATTGAGACTTACAAATTCAGGTTTTGCACAACTTTGGAAAAAGGTTGGTTTTGAAAATGCTTACGGAGCGTTATTAAAAGTAGGAACTTCAAATGTTGGTACCATGTGGCTTTTGGCCGATCAGTTAAATCCTTCCATATTAAAAGGAATATGCTCGCAGATTTCAGTTGCTATTGCCAACATACAAGTCAATGAAAAACTGCTTTTGTACAGACAGCAGCTTGAGCACGAAAATGTGTATTTGAAAGAACAAATCAAAAATATTTACAATTTTAGCGAAATTATAGGAAGCGGAGAGCAAATGCAAAAAGTATATCACTTAATGTCATTGGTTGCTGAATCTAATTCGACGGTTTTAATTCTTGGAGAAACAGGAACGGGTAAAGAATTGATTGCGCGCGCGATACATAACGCATCCCACCGAAAAGATAAATTAATGATTAAAGTAAACTGCGCAGCAATGCCGGCGAATTTAATTGAAAGTGAATTATTTGGTCATGAAAAAGGAGCTTTTACCGGAGCAACAGACAGACGAATAGGAAAGTTTGAACTGGCGAATAACAGCACTTTATTTCTCGATGAAATAGGTGAGATGCCGCTTGAAGCACAAGTAAAATTATTACGTGTTATTCAGGAACGGGAACTCGAACGGGTAGGAGGAAAAGAGACTATAAAAGTAGATGTGAGAATTATTGCAGCCACAAACCGTAATTTAGAAGAAGAAGTAGCCGCAGGTCGTTTTCGATCAGATCTTTTTTATCGATTGAATGTTTTTCCTATTTATTTGCCTTCACTGCGGGAAAGAATGGAAGATGTTGAAGCACTGGCTAATTTTTTTGTTGCGAAATACAATAAAAACAACGGCAAAAATATCAACCGAATTGCTCCAAAAGCATTGCAGCAACTGCATAGTTATTTATGGCCGGGAAATGTACGTGAACTGGAACATCTTATTGAGCGAAGCGTACTTATGACAACAGACAATGTGCTGCGCGAAGTGTATCTTCCTAAAAAAACAGAAAAAAATGATGCAGAAGAAAACATATTTAGTAAATCGCTTGAAGAAATGGAACGTCTTTTTATAATCAGCGCCCTAAAAAGATGTAACGGAAAAATCTCCGGCGTTGGCGGAGCTGCAGAAGTTCTGGATATTCCGGGGAATACACTGCATTCTAAAATGAAAAAACTCGCTATCACTAAATCAGAATATTTTTAG
- a CDS encoding SDR family oxidoreductase encodes MKILVIGGTGLIGTKVVNKLRDQGHNVISAAPSTGINTITGEGLAEAVTNTDIVIDLANSPSFADKEVLEFFETSGRNLLAAEINAGVKHHIALSVVGTDRLQESGYFRAKQAQENLIRKAGVPFTIIHSTQFMEFLGGIVASAHEGESVTISPAKIQPIASEDVASMVVDLALGNPSNGIVEIGGPERFKLSELLQTYLTKTGNPLQVISDEKALYFGAPLEELTLVPAETAKLGTITFEEWFPNRPQRA; translated from the coding sequence ATGAAAATTTTAGTAATTGGCGGAACAGGATTAATTGGAACAAAAGTAGTAAACAAATTACGCGATCAGGGACACAACGTAATATCGGCAGCACCATCGACAGGCATTAACACGATTACAGGCGAAGGACTTGCAGAAGCAGTAACCAATACCGATATCGTAATTGATTTGGCAAACTCTCCATCATTTGCAGATAAAGAAGTGTTAGAATTTTTTGAAACTTCAGGAAGAAACTTATTAGCAGCAGAAATCAACGCAGGAGTAAAACATCATATTGCACTTTCGGTAGTAGGAACAGACCGTTTGCAGGAAAGCGGTTATTTCAGAGCCAAACAAGCACAGGAAAACTTAATTAGAAAAGCAGGAGTACCATTTACTATTATTCATTCTACACAATTTATGGAGTTTCTTGGCGGAATTGTAGCATCTGCACATGAAGGCGAAAGTGTTACTATTTCTCCGGCAAAAATTCAGCCTATTGCTTCAGAAGATGTTGCTTCTATGGTTGTAGATCTTGCACTTGGAAATCCATCAAACGGAATTGTTGAAATTGGTGGACCGGAACGTTTTAAACTTTCTGAGCTTTTACAAACTTATTTAACAAAAACAGGTAATCCGCTTCAGGTTATTTCAGATGAAAAAGCGTTGTATTTTGGAGCGCCTCTTGAAGAACTTACACTTGTTCCTGCCGAAACTGCAAAATTAGGAACAATCACTTTTGAAGAATGGTTTCCTAACCGTCCGCAAAGAGCATAA
- a CDS encoding pirin family protein encodes MNKLVLSTVITPEVQGDEQFFARKARAKDFDGLMDPIIGFDHFELKKDIFGPHPHAGMSAISYVFENSAPYHSIDSRGNNIVITPGSLLWTYAGKGVVHSEFPVPDGATVEGLQLFVNIPAHKKQEDPKSVFIDKAKIPEIKEEGVRVRVVCGETGNVTNKVETPDELTLLHIFIEAGKEFSHQLPAQWSGTVFAIEGYFDFITSQTTTEIEEGMVMAMAESNFDEPLKFIGITNCQLLLISGKPLHEQLFSKGAMVMDSEEALANADENYKKGKMGFIEIEGKTRKVIKPV; translated from the coding sequence ATGAACAAGTTAGTATTATCAACAGTAATCACGCCCGAAGTTCAGGGAGATGAACAGTTTTTTGCCAGAAAAGCCAGAGCAAAAGATTTTGACGGACTTATGGATCCTATTATCGGGTTCGATCATTTTGAGTTAAAAAAGGATATTTTCGGACCACATCCTCATGCCGGAATGTCCGCTATCAGTTATGTTTTCGAAAATTCAGCTCCTTACCATAGTATAGATTCCCGCGGCAATAATATTGTAATTACTCCAGGAAGTCTGCTTTGGACATACGCCGGAAAAGGTGTTGTACATTCAGAATTTCCGGTTCCGGATGGGGCAACTGTTGAAGGATTACAGCTGTTCGTAAATATTCCTGCCCATAAAAAACAAGAAGACCCGAAAAGTGTTTTTATTGACAAAGCTAAAATTCCCGAAATAAAAGAAGAAGGCGTTCGGGTAAGAGTCGTTTGCGGTGAAACGGGAAACGTAACCAATAAGGTTGAAACTCCGGATGAACTCACATTACTGCATATTTTTATAGAAGCAGGAAAAGAATTTTCGCACCAGCTTCCGGCACAATGGTCAGGAACTGTATTTGCAATCGAAGGTTATTTTGATTTTATCACCAGCCAGACTACGACAGAAATTGAAGAAGGAATGGTCATGGCAATGGCAGAATCTAATTTTGATGAGCCTCTAAAATTCATCGGAATTACAAATTGTCAGTTATTGCTGATTTCGGGTAAACCGTTACATGAACAATTATTTTCTAAAGGAGCAATGGTCATGGATTCTGAAGAAGCATTGGCAAATGCCGATGAAAATTACAAAAAAGGAAAAATGGGTTTTATAGAAATTGAAGGCAAAACCAGAAAAGTAATTAAACCCGTTTAA
- a CDS encoding bestrophin family protein, with the protein MYTGKSYKLLEFIVWTRKSLYVLIIISVIPTVLYECLDLKWLGISWTAIALLGTATAFIVGFKNTQTYNRTVEAQQIWTTILGSSRSWGIMSRDFLNNPEKSKLLIYRHIAWLTALRYEMRSFRVWETTHKKHNEEYQQYYSIPEKETDLEKELSKFLSANELEYILKTKNKASQIMSLQSKTLKELYENQEIIVLQFVDFQRTIKDFYLQQGRSEQLKDSPYPRQYAIINTLLVRLFCFLLPFGLLKEFDKLNETVSGVMNGNMVWFVIPFSVIISWMYISLVQVGESTENPFEGSPNDVPISKISKIIEIDLKEMLGENNLPEIPQPQHNIIL; encoded by the coding sequence ATGTACACAGGAAAATCATATAAGCTTTTAGAATTCATTGTCTGGACAAGAAAAAGTCTCTACGTATTAATCATAATAAGTGTTATACCAACTGTTTTATACGAATGTTTAGATTTGAAATGGCTTGGTATTTCCTGGACAGCAATAGCATTATTAGGAACTGCAACGGCTTTTATTGTGGGTTTTAAAAATACGCAAACGTATAACAGAACTGTTGAAGCACAGCAAATCTGGACGACTATTTTGGGATCAAGCAGATCCTGGGGAATCATGAGCAGGGATTTTCTAAATAATCCTGAAAAATCAAAATTGCTTATTTACAGGCATATTGCATGGCTTACGGCATTGCGTTATGAAATGCGATCATTTCGGGTTTGGGAGACAACGCATAAAAAGCATAATGAAGAATATCAGCAGTATTATTCGATTCCGGAGAAAGAAACAGATTTAGAGAAAGAATTATCTAAATTTCTTTCCGCAAATGAATTAGAATATATTCTGAAAACTAAAAACAAAGCTTCGCAAATTATGTCGCTTCAAAGTAAGACGTTAAAAGAGTTATATGAAAATCAGGAAATTATCGTGCTTCAATTTGTTGATTTTCAAAGAACAATTAAAGATTTTTATTTGCAGCAGGGCAGAAGCGAGCAATTAAAAGATTCACCATATCCCAGACAATACGCTATTATTAATACCTTATTGGTTCGTCTTTTTTGTTTTCTTCTTCCATTTGGTTTATTAAAAGAATTTGACAAACTGAACGAAACAGTAAGCGGCGTTATGAACGGAAATATGGTTTGGTTTGTTATTCCGTTTAGCGTAATTATTTCGTGGATGTACATTTCTTTGGTACAAGTGGGCGAGAGTACCGAAAATCCTTTTGAAGGAAGCCCCAATGATGTTCCGATTTCTAAAATTTCTAAAATAATAGAAATCGATCTTAAAGAAATGTTGGGAGAAAATAATTTACCGGAAATACCGCAGCCACAGCATAATATCATTTTATAA
- a CDS encoding DUF763 domain-containing protein, producing MKRSGTADLPLHYGHVPLWLAERMSKLGFAIVETIAMEFSTAEVISKLSNPFWFQSFGAVMGMDWHSSGITTSVLGALKKSVNPHSKELGIYICGGKGKHSMLTPQELLFVGEKTGLDGNNLANCSRLTAKVDNTAIQDGFQLYQHNFIVDNKGQWAVIQQGMNPNSKTARRYHWHSQDLKSFINEPHTFIYGENQGTILNLTAQAATKSREGILELSKESPTKIMKEMQYLSMPAHHDVRMEDVNMKRLGAMLWTTHENKPEDFEELLLLKGMGPRALQSLALVSEIIYGTPTRFEDPARFSFAHGGKDGHPFPVPVKIYDETIDTLQRAINRAKIGNSDKIQAIQKLSEISRKAEESFTPNTNFDALIQRERDESHKYGGRTIFDDAKPPKKRPENPNNQLELF from the coding sequence ATGAAACGTTCCGGCACAGCAGATCTTCCTTTACATTATGGCCATGTTCCATTATGGCTTGCCGAACGAATGTCGAAACTTGGTTTTGCAATTGTAGAAACGATTGCAATGGAATTTTCGACTGCCGAAGTAATCAGCAAATTAAGCAATCCTTTTTGGTTTCAAAGTTTTGGCGCCGTGATGGGCATGGACTGGCATTCTTCAGGAATTACAACTTCTGTACTTGGCGCACTAAAAAAATCTGTAAACCCGCACTCAAAAGAACTTGGAATTTATATTTGCGGTGGCAAAGGAAAACATTCGATGTTAACGCCACAGGAACTTTTATTTGTGGGCGAAAAAACGGGGCTTGACGGTAATAATCTTGCTAATTGCAGCAGGCTTACCGCAAAAGTTGACAATACAGCCATTCAGGACGGATTTCAATTGTACCAGCATAATTTTATTGTTGATAATAAAGGACAATGGGCTGTTATTCAGCAAGGAATGAACCCGAATTCTAAAACGGCACGACGATATCATTGGCATTCACAAGATTTAAAGTCTTTTATAAACGAGCCTCACACTTTTATTTATGGCGAAAATCAAGGTACTATTTTAAATCTTACCGCTCAGGCAGCTACAAAATCCCGAGAAGGAATTTTAGAATTATCGAAGGAATCTCCAACAAAAATCATGAAAGAAATGCAGTATCTTTCTATGCCTGCGCATCATGATGTTAGAATGGAAGATGTGAATATGAAAAGACTTGGCGCGATGCTCTGGACAACGCATGAAAATAAACCGGAAGATTTTGAAGAATTATTGCTTTTAAAAGGAATGGGACCAAGAGCTTTGCAATCATTAGCGCTGGTTAGTGAAATCATTTACGGCACTCCAACCCGATTTGAAGATCCTGCACGATTTTCTTTCGCTCACGGAGGAAAAGACGGACATCCGTTTCCTGTTCCGGTAAAAATATATGACGAGACAATTGATACTTTGCAAAGGGCAATAAATCGTGCCAAAATTGGGAATAGTGATAAAATACAGGCGATTCAGAAATTATCTGAAATATCAAGAAAAGCCGAAGAAAGTTTTACGCCCAACACTAACTTTGATGCATTGATTCAAAGAGAACGGGATGAATCGCACAAATACGGCGGAAGAACTATTTTTGACGATGCTAAACCTCCTAAAAAAAGACCTGAAAATCCCAACAATCAACTGGAATTATTTTAG
- a CDS encoding acyl-CoA thioesterase translates to MEKVLKSKRKIRFQDCDPFNHLNNSKYLEYFINVREDQIAEHYDLDVFKYLKTTGLSWVVASNQISYVKPAFTMETVLIESQLIQYTNNLLLVEMKMWNEEETELKAILWIKFIQYNIQTKKAANHSDELMQLFQSVVVPVDQPVFENRVLEIIQKLKTTTTA, encoded by the coding sequence ATGGAAAAAGTATTAAAATCAAAAAGAAAAATCAGGTTTCAGGATTGCGATCCTTTTAATCACTTAAACAACTCAAAGTATCTGGAATACTTTATCAATGTACGCGAAGATCAAATTGCAGAACATTACGATCTTGATGTATTTAAATACTTAAAAACGACCGGATTGAGCTGGGTTGTTGCCTCAAATCAAATAAGTTATGTAAAACCGGCTTTTACAATGGAAACCGTATTAATTGAATCACAATTAATACAATACACAAATAATCTTTTGCTTGTTGAAATGAAAATGTGGAATGAAGAAGAAACGGAGTTAAAAGCGATTTTATGGATAAAGTTTATTCAGTATAATATTCAAACGAAAAAAGCCGCCAATCATTCTGATGAATTGATGCAATTATTTCAATCTGTTGTTGTGCCTGTCGATCAGCCTGTTTTCGAAAACAGAGTTTTGGAAATTATTCAGAAATTAAAAACTACAACAACTGCATAA